The Acanthochromis polyacanthus isolate Apoly-LR-REF ecotype Palm Island chromosome 5, KAUST_Apoly_ChrSc, whole genome shotgun sequence genome includes a window with the following:
- the LOC110969602 gene encoding odorant receptor 131-2-like, with the protein MNSSAPDSNVSTSLTYRDSSSTAVIKNVIVVALGLTISYINGTLIHTFRKHQVFYVNPRYILFIHMVVNDMIQLTTTISLFVFSYVFYKIHASICCLIITFAVFTTFNTPLNLAAMAVECYIAICFPLRHAELCTIRSTYVLIGWIWVMAAVTALPDVFITLATEPVRLFHSTIFCERNNLFRHPVSLKKRDVSYTVCLIGVWLTLFFIYFRIFFAAKSAKTAKPAGGDTKKARNTILLHGFQLLLCMLTYMAHEIRKGLVSWFPQHYVQVLFVCYIIIQILPRLISPIVYGLRDKTFKEYLKKYLLCTSRIGLSC; encoded by the exons ATGAATTCCTCGGCTCCTGATTCCAATGTGTCGACCAGTCTGACCTATCGAGACTCATCAAGCACGGCTGTGATCAAAAATGTGATCGTTGTGGCTCTTGGTCTTACAATCAGTTATATCAACGGCACGCTGATTCACACCTTTAGAAAACACCAG GTATTTTATGTGAATCCTCGTTACATCCTGTTCATCCACATGGTGGTAAACGACATGATCCAGCTCACTACAACaatcagtctgtttgtctttagtTATGTCTTCTACAAAATCCACGCTTCCATCTGCTGCCTTATTATTACCTTTGCTGTCTTCACTACCTTCAACACTCCATTAAATTTAGCCGCCATGGCAGTTGAGTGCTACATTGCTATTTGTTTCCCACTGCGACATGCTGAGCTCTGCACCATCAGAAGTACATATGTCCTGATAGGGTGGATTTGGGTTATGGCTGCAGTCACAGCTCTGCCAGACGTCTTTATCACTCTGGCAACAGAGCCTGTACGCTTATTTCATTCCACAATATTTTGCGAAAGGAATAACCTCTTCCGACACCCAGTAAGTCTTAAAAAGAGGGACGTTTCTTATACAGTGTGCCTGATTGGTGTTTGGCTCACCCTCTTCTTCATCTACTTCAGGATCTTCTTTGCTGCCAAATCAGCTAAAACAGCAAAGCCAGCAGGAGGAGACACAAAGAAGGCCAGGAACACGATCCTGCTTCACGgctttcagctgctgctgtgtatgTTAACCTACATGGCTCATGAGATCAGAAAGGGTTTGGTGTCCTGGTTCCCTCAGCATTATGTGCAAGTACTCTTTGTTTGCTATATCATCATCCAGATTCTCCCCAGGCTGATCAGTCCAATAGTGTACGGGCTACGAGATAAGACATTTAAAGAGTATTTGAAAAAGTATCTGCTGTGTACA TCCAG GATCGGGTTGTCCTGTTGA